One window of the Betta splendens chromosome 21, fBetSpl5.4, whole genome shotgun sequence genome contains the following:
- the gpr183a gene encoding G-protein coupled receptor 183-A — protein sequence MDATPAAEAVTAPGGNQSACSTLYDHRDTARVLMPLFYSVVFVVGLLGNGLALHVIRPNMKKMNSTTLYSLNLVLSDILFTLSLPLRIVYYALGFHWCLGEALCKLSGLVFYINTYAGVNFMTCLSVDRFIAVVLPLRFGRLRRVSNVRYICGGVWLLVLAQTLPLLAMPLTRAEPDGFVTCMEYPAFERVPGIAAVLIGAVFLGYVAPVVTILACYSVLCSKLRLSARTNHLTEKSGRSRKAIGVICCVSLVFVVCFSPYHVDLLQYMIRKLASSPGCADLTAFQVSLHVTVCLMHLNACLDPFVYFFACKGYKRKLLKLLRVQASVSFSSAVRTSPEDSSRDVVDGNKIHLNSCTVGSTGERPSERRSHRFE from the coding sequence ATGGACGCGACCCCCGCGGCCGAGGCCGTCACCGCCCCCGGCGGCAACCAGTCCGCCTGCTCCACCCTGTACGACCACCGGGACACGGCCAGGGTCCTCATGCCGCTCTTCTACTCCGTGGTCTTCGTGGTGGGGTTGCTAGGCAACGGCCTGGCCCTCCACGTCATCCGGCCCAACATGAAGAAGATGAACTCCACCACGCTGTACTCGCTCAACCTGGTGCTGTCCGACATCCTGTTCACGCTGTCGCTGCCGCTGCGCATCGTGTACTACGCGCTGGGCTTCCACTGGTGCCTCGGCGAGGCGCTGTGCAAGCTGTCGGGCCTGGTCTTCTACATCAACACCTACGCCGGCGTCAACTTCATGACGTGCCTGAGCGTGGACCGCTTCATCGCCGTGGTGCTGCCGCTGCGCTTCGGCCGCCTGCGCCGCGTGAGCAACGTGCGCTACATCTGCGGCGGCGtgtggctgctggtgctggcgcAGACGCTGCCGCTGCTCGCCATGCCGCTGACCCGCGCCGAGCCCGACGGCTTCGTCACGTGcatggagtacccggccttcgaGCGCGTGCCCGGCATCGCCGCCGTGCTGATCGGCGCCGTGTTCCTGGGCTACGTGGCGCCGGTGGTCACCATCCTGGCGTGCTACTCCGTGCTGTGCTCCAAGCTCCGCCTCTCGGCGCGCACCAACCACCTGACGGAGAAGTCGGGCCGCAGCCGCAAGGCCATCGGCGTGATCTGCTGCGTGTCGCTGGTGTTCGTGGTGTGCTTCAGCCCGTACCACGTGGACCTCCTGCAGTACATGATCCGCAAGCTGGCGTCCAGCCCCGGCTGCGCCGACCTCACGGCCTTCCAGGTGTCGCTGCACGTCACCGTGTGCCTCATGCACCTCAACGCCTGCCTGGACCCCTTCGTCTACTTCTTCGCCTGCAAGGGCTACAAGCgcaagctgctgaagctgctgcgggTGCAGGCCAGCGTGTCCTTCTCCAGCGCCGTGCGCACGTCGCCCGAGGACTCGTCCCGGGACGTCGTCGACGGCAACAAGATCCACCTCAACAGCTGCACCGTCGGCAGCACGGGCGAGAGGCCCTCggagcgccggtcgcaccggtTCGAGTGA